The Gallus gallus isolate bGalGal1 chromosome 31, bGalGal1.mat.broiler.GRCg7b, whole genome shotgun sequence genome includes a region encoding these proteins:
- the LOC121107875 gene encoding E3 ubiquitin-protein ligase TRIM39-like isoform X2 has protein sequence MSELLCVQRHKVDVTLDADTAHPRLQVSEDGKSVTDTGVIRKVPDKDERFDSHTFLLAKEGYRSGRHYWEVDVGKKRNWNLGVAQETVRRKETVTLSPKNGFWVIGLADGQEYWAHSDPWTRLMVSGRPQKIGIFLDISSKKLSFFSVHQKKLLYTFTSVNHHSQNVKLFPFFSTGTAATSSDTEPLRIAGGFDDDDK, from the exons ATGTCTG AGTTATTGTGTGTACAAAGACATAAAG TTGATGTCACCCTTGATGCTGACACAGCTCATCCTAGACTGCAAGTGTCTGAAGATGGGAAGAGTGTAACAGATACTGGTGTGATCAGAAAGGTGCCTGACAAGGACGAGAGATTTGATTCCCACACTTTTCTGTTGGCAAAGGAAGGTTACAGATCGGGGAGGCACTACTGGGAAGTAGACGTTGGAAAGAAGCGAAACTGGAACTTGGGTGTTGCCCAGGAGACTGTGAGACGAAAAGAGACAGTGACTCTGTCCCCTAAGAATGGTTTCTGGGTCATAGGGTTAGCAGATGGGCAGGAGTATTGGGCCCACTCAGATCCTTGGACCCGTTTGATGGTGAGTGGGAGACCACAGAAGATTGGGATCTTCCTGGACATCTCATCCAAGAAGTTATCATTCTTCAGTGTTCATCAGAAAAAGTTACTGTACACTTTTACCTCTGTTAATCATCACAGCCAGAATGtgaagctttttcctttcttctcaacAGGTACAGCTGCAACCAGTTCTGACACTGAGCCTCTAAGAATTGCAGGGGGCTTTGATGATGATGACAAGTGA
- the LOC121107875 gene encoding E3 ubiquitin-protein ligase TRIM39-like isoform X3, with product MSGTLKNEIVDVTLDADTAHPRLQVSEDGKSVTDTGVIRKVPDKDERFDSHTFLLAKEGYRSGRHYWEVDVGKKRNWNLGVAQETVRRKETVTLSPKNGFWVIGLADGQEYWAHSDPWTRLMVSGRPQKIGIFLDISSKKLSFFSVHQKKLLYTFTSVNHHSQNVKLFPFFSTGTAATSSDTEPLRIAGGFDDDDK from the exons ATGTCTG gGACCCTGAAGAATGAGATTG TTGATGTCACCCTTGATGCTGACACAGCTCATCCTAGACTGCAAGTGTCTGAAGATGGGAAGAGTGTAACAGATACTGGTGTGATCAGAAAGGTGCCTGACAAGGACGAGAGATTTGATTCCCACACTTTTCTGTTGGCAAAGGAAGGTTACAGATCGGGGAGGCACTACTGGGAAGTAGACGTTGGAAAGAAGCGAAACTGGAACTTGGGTGTTGCCCAGGAGACTGTGAGACGAAAAGAGACAGTGACTCTGTCCCCTAAGAATGGTTTCTGGGTCATAGGGTTAGCAGATGGGCAGGAGTATTGGGCCCACTCAGATCCTTGGACCCGTTTGATGGTGAGTGGGAGACCACAGAAGATTGGGATCTTCCTGGACATCTCATCCAAGAAGTTATCATTCTTCAGTGTTCATCAGAAAAAGTTACTGTACACTTTTACCTCTGTTAATCATCACAGCCAGAATGtgaagctttttcctttcttctcaacAGGTACAGCTGCAACCAGTTCTGACACTGAGCCTCTAAGAATTGCAGGGGGCTTTGATGATGATGACAAGTGA
- the LOC121107875 gene encoding E3 ubiquitin-protein ligase TRIM39-like isoform X1 gives MSGTLKNEIELLCVQRHKVDVTLDADTAHPRLQVSEDGKSVTDTGVIRKVPDKDERFDSHTFLLAKEGYRSGRHYWEVDVGKKRNWNLGVAQETVRRKETVTLSPKNGFWVIGLADGQEYWAHSDPWTRLMVSGRPQKIGIFLDISSKKLSFFSVHQKKLLYTFTSVNHHSQNVKLFPFFSTGTAATSSDTEPLRIAGGFDDDDK, from the exons ATGTCTG gGACCCTGAAGAATGAGATTG AGTTATTGTGTGTACAAAGACATAAAG TTGATGTCACCCTTGATGCTGACACAGCTCATCCTAGACTGCAAGTGTCTGAAGATGGGAAGAGTGTAACAGATACTGGTGTGATCAGAAAGGTGCCTGACAAGGACGAGAGATTTGATTCCCACACTTTTCTGTTGGCAAAGGAAGGTTACAGATCGGGGAGGCACTACTGGGAAGTAGACGTTGGAAAGAAGCGAAACTGGAACTTGGGTGTTGCCCAGGAGACTGTGAGACGAAAAGAGACAGTGACTCTGTCCCCTAAGAATGGTTTCTGGGTCATAGGGTTAGCAGATGGGCAGGAGTATTGGGCCCACTCAGATCCTTGGACCCGTTTGATGGTGAGTGGGAGACCACAGAAGATTGGGATCTTCCTGGACATCTCATCCAAGAAGTTATCATTCTTCAGTGTTCATCAGAAAAAGTTACTGTACACTTTTACCTCTGTTAATCATCACAGCCAGAATGtgaagctttttcctttcttctcaacAGGTACAGCTGCAACCAGTTCTGACACTGAGCCTCTAAGAATTGCAGGGGGCTTTGATGATGATGACAAGTGA